CCAGCATGTTCATGATGAAGTGCATCACGCTCCAGTGCAGGAACGTCGATGCGTAGAGGCGCCACCATTCACCGCCACGGACGAGCGGACCGTTTGTCGCGCCCATCCCCATGACCACCTTCGCGTACTCGGACGAGCTCGCCGTGATCATCGCGAACAGCGCCACCGCGCCGCACGCTGCGATGAGCGCGATGGTCATCGGGGTTTGTCCGCGGAGTTTGACCATGGCTTGATGGTCGCGCTCCACGAGCGATCGGCCTCGTACGAGAGCTTCCTGGAGCCGCTCGTTGGACGGCGCGTCGCTTTGCTTGATGCGCTCGGCTGCCGCTTCGAGCAGGCCGAGTTTGTCCCCAGAAACGTGTGCAAGACGGCTCGCATCGTCGACGTGATGAAAGCCGAAGCGCACGTTGGCCGCGCCGCGAGATCCCGTCTGGAGTGCTTGCACGACCGCGGGACCACCGCCGATGGCCACCACGTGCGTCGGTACGTTGCCGGTACTTGCAACTCGAACGATCTCCGCGACGATCTCCGGCAATCGTTTCAGCGCATCGCGATCGCGCGTAGGCAGAAGAAAGATCTGCGGCGGCGCGCTGGGCGATATGAGCAATGAAAATTCCGGACGATGTTGAAGAAGCGACATCTCTGGGTCGAGGGCAAAAAGCGCGCCCAGAAGCCTGTCGCGACGCACGACGCTCGGGTCCGTAGGTAGATCCGGCAGTGCGGTCGCGTCGTCGATCGGCATGTGGGCAAGTTGATCGCGAACCTAGCGGGATGCAAGGCGTCGGGGCGCGTTGCGCAGTCCAAACATTCGCTCTCGGCACTCGATGCTCGGTCGAGTAACATGCGCGCGTCATGCCGAACTGGCTCCAGAACTTCCTCCCGATTCTGCTTCTGCTCGTTGCGATCGGCGTTGTGATGCTTCGGTTGCCGAAGATCGACGTCGGTCATTCGGATGCGTACAAGCGGCGTCGCTTCATGAACTGGTTCCCGCTCGGCTTGACCTACGCGCTGCTCTACTTCGGGCGGTACAACTTGTCGGCCAACGCTCCGCTCTTCGACAAACTCGGACTGATGAGCAAGACCGAATTTGGCGACATCAGTGGTATCGGCTCGTTCGTCTATGGCGTGGCGTTTCTGCTCAATGGGCCCCTGGCGGATAGGTGGGGTGGTCGCGCGACGATGCTCATTTCTGCCGGTGGTTCGGCGCTCATGAACTTGCTCATGGCAAACATCATCGGGCGCGCGCAATCAGGGAGCATGGACCACGACGCCGTCATCACTGCGATGACGGCGCTCAACACGGCGAACATGTACTTTCAAAGTTTCGGCGCCGTATCGATCGTCAAGGTCAACGCGGCGTGGTTCCACGTGCGCGAACGTGGGATGCTCGGAGGTGTTTTCGGCATTTTGATATCGCTCGGTCTTTATTTTGCATACGATGGCAGCCGCGCGATTGCCTCATCAATGGGCTTGACGAACGCATTCCTCGTACCCGCCGGAATGCTCATTGCCTTCTGTATCCTCGATAGTTTTCTCATTCGCGATTTGCCGAGCGAGGCAGGTTTCCCTGATTTCGACACTGCCGATGCATCGAGCGGCGACACCGGTCCAAGGCAAAGCGTGCTCGAAGTTGCGCGCACACTATTTTCCCAAAAGGTCATTTGGATCATCGTTGCAATC
The window above is part of the Polyangiaceae bacterium genome. Proteins encoded here:
- a CDS encoding rhomboid family intramembrane serine protease codes for the protein MPIDDATALPDLPTDPSVVRRDRLLGALFALDPEMSLLQHRPEFSLLISPSAPPQIFLLPTRDRDALKRLPEIVAEIVRVASTGNVPTHVVAIGGGPAVVQALQTGSRGAANVRFGFHHVDDASRLAHVSGDKLGLLEAAAERIKQSDAPSNERLQEALVRGRSLVERDHQAMVKLRGQTPMTIALIAACGAVALFAMITASSSEYAKVVMGMGATNGPLVRGGEWWRLYASTFLHWSVMHFIMNMLALFNLGMLLEPVLGARRFFILYGLSGLGGALVTTYFSDNKMSAGASGAIWGLMMAVLAIVVFPRGLLPPLLVARLKSSAWRPLVLNVFLSFLPGIDVLAHFGGGFFGFVLMILFLGDGLVPVDQRMPGASIETTPRPWLSAVAGVIALAMAASVGIGMMAVRG
- a CDS encoding MFS transporter: MPNWLQNFLPILLLLVAIGVVMLRLPKIDVGHSDAYKRRRFMNWFPLGLTYALLYFGRYNLSANAPLFDKLGLMSKTEFGDISGIGSFVYGVAFLLNGPLADRWGGRATMLISAGGSALMNLLMANIIGRAQSGSMDHDAVITAMTALNTANMYFQSFGAVSIVKVNAAWFHVRERGMLGGVFGILISLGLYFAYDGSRAIASSMGLTNAFLVPAGMLIAFCILDSFLIRDLPSEAGFPDFDTADASSGDTGPRQSVLEVARTLFSQKVIWIIVAIEFCSGFLRNAVMQWYLVFAAKTGVKEGFVSSNWGVLLCVAGILGGVFAGFISDHVFSARRGPVASVLYGGLLVGSLLTLLTLGTVMTGWSVVFMSLCVIGVHGMLSGTASADFGGKKNAGTATGFIDGFVYLGTGVQSLLYARILPAAPADKDPANWKIWPIAMIPVALVGFFLATRVWNARPKTQASVPAPTPAPAGAE